The Mixta hanseatica genome includes a region encoding these proteins:
- the sctR gene encoding type III secretion system export apparatus subunit SctR, whose translation MEMQSLNPMMLALFLGVLSLVPMLMIICTCFLKISMVLMLTRNAMGVQQVPPNMALYGIALAATLFVMAPVFNDSSQRIKAMPLDFSSMERLEYTFGNGAEPLRTFMSRNTDPDILVHLQENGARMWPKEMAQSITPQSPLLIIPAFVLSELQNGFKIGFLIFIPFLVVDLIVSNVLLALGMQMVSPMTVSLPLKILLFVLVSGWTRLLDGLFYSYL comes from the coding sequence ATGGAGATGCAGTCGCTTAACCCGATGATGCTGGCGCTGTTCCTTGGCGTGCTGTCGCTGGTGCCGATGTTGATGATCATCTGTACCTGTTTCCTGAAGATTTCCATGGTGCTGATGCTGACGCGTAACGCCATGGGCGTGCAGCAGGTGCCGCCCAATATGGCGCTGTACGGTATCGCGCTGGCCGCCACGCTGTTTGTTATGGCCCCGGTATTTAATGATTCCAGTCAGCGTATCAAGGCGATGCCGCTCGACTTCAGCAGTATGGAGCGGCTGGAGTATACCTTCGGCAACGGCGCCGAGCCGCTAAGAACCTTTATGTCACGCAATACCGATCCGGACATTTTGGTGCATCTGCAGGAGAACGGCGCGCGCATGTGGCCGAAAGAGATGGCGCAGAGCATTACGCCGCAAAGTCCGCTGCTGATTATCCCCGCCTTTGTGCTGTCAGAGCTGCAAAACGGCTTCAAAATCGGCTTTTTGATATTTATCCCTTTTCTGGTAGTGGACCTGATCGTCTCGAACGTATTGCTGGCGTTAGGAATGCAGATGGTATCGCCGATGACGGTCTCGCTGCCGCTAAAAATCCTGTTGTTTGTGCTGGTCAGCGGCTGGACGCGGCTGCTGGACGGCCTGTTCTACAGCTATCTGTGA
- the sctS gene encoding type III secretion system export apparatus subunit SctS encodes MEILTFFRQAMLLVVLLSAPPLIVAVLVGMVISLVQAAMQLQDQTLPFCLKLVAVGITLAMTGRWVGVELIQLTQNAFAMMSRVGS; translated from the coding sequence ATGGAGATACTGACTTTTTTCCGCCAGGCGATGCTGTTGGTGGTCCTGCTTTCCGCGCCGCCGCTGATTGTGGCGGTACTGGTGGGCATGGTGATTTCGCTAGTGCAGGCGGCGATGCAACTGCAGGACCAGACGCTGCCGTTTTGCCTGAAGCTGGTGGCGGTGGGCATTACGCTGGCGATGACCGGGCGCTGGGTGGGCGTTGAGCTGATCCAGCTAACGCAGAATGCCTTCGCCATGATGTCACGGGTGGGCAGCTGA
- the sctT gene encoding type III secretion system export apparatus subunit SctT has translation MLWSDALDQLFNALLALLLGMTRIFPCLLLTPIFSFSVIKGTLRTAIVVALALFIAPVLYQDMLSASLSLPALAAIAIKELILGTLIGLILGLPFWMYESVGALFDNQRGALMGGQINPQLGPDATPLGYLMKQTIILLLMVGPGLGAITQLLWDSYRIWPPLTWLPPLSAQGWEVWLGLLKETFVTMVLYAGPLVGLLLLLDFAVGIISIYSPQIQATVLAIPLKCLLGLLFFVLYLPLLNHLAGERLFELRDLSAVFPHLFAAKGAGHE, from the coding sequence ATGCTGTGGAGCGATGCGCTGGATCAGCTGTTTAACGCGCTGCTGGCGCTGTTGCTGGGCATGACGCGCATTTTTCCCTGTCTGTTGCTGACGCCGATTTTCTCTTTTTCCGTGATTAAAGGCACGCTGCGTACCGCCATTGTGGTGGCGCTGGCGCTGTTTATCGCGCCGGTGCTGTACCAGGATATGCTCAGCGCCTCCCTGTCGCTGCCGGCTCTGGCGGCCATCGCCATCAAAGAACTGATCCTCGGCACGCTGATTGGCCTGATTCTGGGGCTGCCGTTCTGGATGTATGAATCGGTCGGCGCGCTGTTCGATAACCAGCGCGGCGCGCTGATGGGCGGACAGATCAACCCGCAGCTGGGGCCGGATGCCACGCCGTTAGGCTATCTGATGAAGCAGACCATTATTTTGCTGCTGATGGTCGGGCCAGGGCTGGGCGCGATTACGCAGCTGCTGTGGGACAGTTACCGCATCTGGCCGCCGCTGACGTGGCTGCCGCCGCTAAGCGCGCAGGGCTGGGAAGTCTGGCTGGGCCTGTTAAAAGAGACCTTTGTCACGATGGTACTGTATGCCGGGCCGCTGGTGGGACTGTTGCTGTTGCTGGATTTCGCGGTGGGCATTATCAGTATTTACAGCCCGCAGATTCAGGCCACGGTGCTGGCGATCCCGCTGAAATGTTTGCTGGGGCTGCTGTTTTTTGTTTTATACCTGCCGCTGCTTAATCATCTGGCCGGCGAGCGCCTGTTTGAGCTGCGCGATCTGAGCGCGGTTTTCCCCCATCTGTTTGCTGCTAAGGGAGCGGGGCATGAGTGA
- the sctU gene encoding type III secretion system export apparatus subunit SctU — translation MSEKTEDATPQKLQESRKKGQVSQSQDIPKLLISIGILEAIFALVESGMQRMEAMIMLPLTRIGQPFGHAMEEVVTDSLLVLLLFSAIIGAIAIVLRIVGGWLQFGPLFAVEAMMPKLDSLNPVNHFKNMFSARQFTQLLTSIIKAGVIGVVLWLALEPEIGNLARLAQTDLNTFWHGVLMLFIKAARQVLLVLLALSALDFGLQKYFYLKQQRMSHEDIRNEFKQSEGDPHMKGHRRQVAHEILNEEPKAPRQIAVEEADVLLVNPTHFAVGLYYRPGETPLPRLLFKASDDDAHHLIEQAQRAKIPVIRYIWLARTLYRTTAEGEWIPRETLKAVAQVYRLLRELEDHYLDEVIELEEE, via the coding sequence ATGAGTGAAAAAACCGAAGATGCTACCCCGCAAAAACTTCAGGAGTCGCGCAAGAAAGGGCAGGTTAGCCAGAGCCAGGATATTCCCAAATTGCTGATTTCGATTGGTATCCTCGAGGCGATTTTCGCGCTGGTGGAGAGCGGCATGCAGCGGATGGAGGCGATGATTATGCTGCCGCTGACGCGTATCGGCCAGCCCTTTGGTCATGCGATGGAAGAAGTGGTAACTGACTCGCTGCTGGTGCTGCTGCTGTTTTCCGCCATTATCGGCGCGATTGCGATCGTGCTGCGTATCGTGGGCGGCTGGCTACAGTTCGGCCCGCTGTTTGCCGTTGAGGCGATGATGCCCAAGCTGGACAGCCTTAACCCGGTTAATCACTTCAAAAATATGTTTTCTGCGCGTCAGTTTACTCAGCTACTGACCAGCATTATCAAAGCGGGCGTTATCGGCGTAGTGCTGTGGCTGGCGCTGGAACCGGAAATCGGCAATCTGGCGCGGCTGGCGCAGACCGATCTCAACACCTTCTGGCACGGCGTGCTAATGCTATTTATCAAGGCGGCGCGCCAGGTACTGTTGGTCCTGCTGGCGCTGAGCGCGCTGGACTTTGGCCTGCAGAAGTATTTTTACCTGAAGCAGCAGCGCATGAGCCATGAAGATATCCGCAACGAATTTAAGCAGAGCGAAGGCGATCCGCATATGAAAGGGCATCGCCGCCAGGTGGCGCATGAGATCCTGAACGAAGAACCGAAAGCGCCGCGTCAGATAGCGGTGGAAGAGGCGGACGTGCTGTTGGTTAACCCGACCCACTTCGCCGTAGGGCTTTACTATCGACCCGGTGAAACCCCGCTGCCGCGCCTGCTGTTTAAGGCCAGCGATGACGATGCCCACCATTTAATCGAGCAGGCGCAGCGCGCGAAAATTCCGGTGATCCGTTACATCTGGCTGGCGCGCACGCTTTATCGCACCACGGCGGAAGGCGAATGGATCCCACGCGAAACTTTAAAAGCGGTCGCGCAGGTTTATCGTCTGCTGCGCGAGCTGGAGGATCATTATCTGGATGAAGTGATTGAACTAGAAGAAGAGTAA
- a CDS encoding type III secretion system chaperone: MDSLYLQRLLEQYGRTLNTELTLDNGVCVLLDAQQQELVTLESPPGENLLLHCQIMPPQEMSDDPALWRSLLAMNFEMDAMRGCWLALDTEVALRLCSQHPLKHLDAPHFTQLVNNFIDQGRQVREFMPGLLARLAETAEV, encoded by the coding sequence ATGGATAGCCTCTATTTACAGCGCCTGCTGGAACAGTATGGCCGTACGTTGAATACCGAACTGACGCTGGATAACGGCGTGTGTGTCTTGCTTGATGCGCAACAGCAGGAGCTGGTCACCCTTGAATCGCCGCCGGGTGAAAATCTGCTGCTGCACTGTCAGATTATGCCACCGCAGGAAATGAGCGACGATCCCGCGCTGTGGCGTTCGCTGCTGGCCATGAATTTTGAAATGGATGCGATGCGCGGCTGCTGGTTGGCGCTGGATACCGAGGTCGCGCTGCGGCTGTGCAGCCAGCACCCGTTGAAGCATCTGGATGCGCCGCATTTCACTCAGCTGGTTAATAACTTTATCGATCAGGGACGTCAGGTGCGCGAGTTTATGCCTGGGCTGCTGGCACGACTGGCCGAAACGGCGGAAGTTTAA
- a CDS encoding AvrE-family type 3 secretion system effector — MAFPPVIAGVATVARAASHVGARAAQPAVTQGAARATQRSSGNLLQGSARAPTSVQQQAGAVSLRRRHSQPETRRAGQNAENNPALRRRHSTGEKEALPVDNWPLNKPPARRHSTHGVPTATPRPAAPARRHTLDGADAGTQKPTLPERRHSVDGAPTAADKSAAPARRHSLDATPQSAVKPPRHNAISSDSLTDWSSNMLQLIDLVAERHANALSAGEKTKLETKQAQRQRLEQDSAEVRQPASASPPSPPPGGSGAPSASASAPLPAAPGTQLNSLSLNAGRLNINASEALQPLLEQTLGKADQRYRWHASGGEHHHVLLDQRGRLLNLQDSPLAFTAVAHSKPAEPGQQPRLDNAGQRIVLHRNGAAQSRPLPDRAVHSMLTGIYSHQGADGAQSEHLRLHENRLHRFDEARQRWEPMHGVDEKTFDKLSRQGNNQLYAIQGDKRLHNLSQQQKSLMFNDKIAAFSADAQGALAVVLKDKETHEQQLQLMRGINAPDWQSPTLKMKQSVNGQPSDFQLSSIALHNNQILAIDTNGKLFSAPRPAKGASEVNFTQDNRHQAMVDAFGEGAQITALHSNGQGQLQAVVKDRLDNEHSCQLDSHGGVTPGWNLSESMVMDYQKGLRRSEPLPHAIVDAGRLGKLALIDGKVHFYDAVSRRWEPTSEKADRLIRGNEGLPLKVENGEVKPLKINQAGNKTSYHNNLFQLTQVKNSIKADLALHGLGKESKTQTIASLGNGRLLALDESGEMRLHQITSGLRRDRQPPQSITKAGLPPTQGLTGEAAKQAQLKDMAVNEHNKLFGLTGGGALFMLDIKDWQGNNGGGWQPVTHLPANLGTLTSLHTDGQGRLMAADAQGNAARLEAGAWQPMDRQQALSEQQNNRSAETFGRLDNAGKSGRIPGTNVTYKREIDLFGSSGNDTFKVNSPFKKRMEAFVLRTSGGGWPRPLKNLGNEIKHGLHGREGLSPLYQAQNDIAMKITAQHNARTQPEAPLEQRLARMNMKSSDPELYQEITDFAEELGHSLMLQSRAVGQHYGVLDDKNQLNTNPKKLKNTHNGHFNTARHRDPQMVNTLHQLINNNPSAHTTPALQVINGMRANRLTLDHLKHNSDKPVRDSSDELGLVKSRLFLDAMTQQHLHSALNIYQRSLHMRDDPATARAALQTRIRKLRDQEWAGDPVKKLTDQGFASIHQVEANYDAIKKMTNAFAKPHHGLNLTARTVFNAQSQTQLIESLEKELKSLNNGESLTFNSNYGAFASSVVLPGSQIMHVAGGRANTDRGYSLAFNRGEEGLTVTVGRNGAGGITPFTAVGHNMLTGHVDPNDVKFGKDGSHTASPVVRLGAAASLNLQRQSQNSVTFSLADNELNAFLNRLASDQLDPLELLDKGNEHKVKNGSTWTVSLDTSAVAQASIGLPMTNNNEKNHPTSARFGGGVAANLNVASASRERNNNGNASSNKQTSSTNRVRFFNQGAAEARFMSPSGVVNRTDQARQPIMAVTGAGVRFSFDNRTKQALSLELTQPHRLAGTHLDKLTESLNKAFTDRATAQLIDSLKDPAADSGKTAKTHDEKLDALLNHFAQHEAQGKVINNAQYGAIRELVKLRQQREALNLHVPLPGGAETQSTYNNLAKIDSNGLLHWIGDMLNHETESNHELSNANRIRSMMQQDAHLSGLIQQMQLSPDTQAVVTLEPKDEVKEQLNTDWLAGRISRGELEARLKTRSNMRIKSVAFTESKSKSDGVSTPQFLLGGGSNVSVAKSRNLGKISFSYGRDQQSPLAWTLEGELAKRSTEQLAPSLQAAQQDGRVVKS; from the coding sequence ATGGCTTTCCCTCCCGTTATTGCCGGTGTCGCGACCGTCGCGCGCGCGGCCAGTCATGTCGGAGCGCGCGCCGCCCAGCCCGCCGTCACCCAGGGTGCGGCGCGCGCCACCCAGCGTAGCAGCGGTAACCTGTTACAGGGTAGCGCCCGTGCGCCCACCTCCGTTCAACAGCAGGCGGGCGCAGTCTCTCTGCGGCGCCGCCATTCGCAGCCCGAGACGAGGCGCGCCGGTCAGAATGCAGAAAATAACCCGGCGCTGCGTCGTCGTCATTCTACCGGCGAGAAAGAGGCACTGCCGGTCGATAACTGGCCGCTGAACAAACCGCCTGCGCGTCGCCATTCCACTCATGGCGTACCGACGGCAACGCCGCGCCCCGCCGCGCCGGCCCGCCGCCATACCCTTGACGGCGCGGACGCCGGTACGCAAAAACCAACCCTTCCTGAACGCCGACATTCTGTCGATGGCGCACCCACCGCTGCTGATAAATCTGCCGCGCCTGCCCGCCGCCATTCGCTTGACGCTACGCCGCAGTCAGCGGTCAAACCGCCACGCCATAACGCTATCTCGTCAGACTCGTTGACCGACTGGAGCAGCAATATGCTGCAGCTGATCGATCTGGTGGCGGAGCGCCATGCCAATGCGCTCAGCGCAGGTGAAAAAACCAAACTGGAGACGAAACAGGCCCAGCGCCAACGCCTGGAACAGGATTCGGCCGAAGTCCGCCAGCCCGCCTCAGCTTCGCCACCATCTCCGCCGCCAGGCGGGTCGGGAGCACCGTCTGCCAGCGCATCCGCTCCGCTGCCCGCCGCGCCGGGAACGCAGCTAAACAGCCTCTCGTTAAACGCTGGCCGCCTGAATATTAACGCCTCAGAAGCGCTACAGCCGCTACTGGAGCAAACGCTGGGGAAAGCCGATCAGCGTTATCGCTGGCACGCCAGCGGCGGCGAACATCATCATGTGCTGCTCGATCAGCGCGGCCGCCTGCTTAACCTGCAGGATTCGCCGCTGGCCTTTACCGCCGTGGCGCACAGCAAGCCCGCAGAGCCCGGGCAACAGCCGCGGCTGGATAACGCCGGTCAGCGCATTGTTCTGCATCGTAATGGCGCCGCTCAGAGCCGTCCTTTGCCCGATCGGGCCGTACATTCAATGCTTACCGGTATTTACAGCCATCAAGGCGCCGACGGCGCGCAAAGCGAGCATTTGCGGCTGCATGAAAATCGCCTGCATCGCTTTGATGAAGCCCGTCAACGCTGGGAACCGATGCATGGCGTTGATGAAAAAACCTTCGATAAGCTCAGCCGCCAGGGCAACAATCAGCTGTATGCCATTCAGGGCGACAAGCGCCTGCATAACCTGAGCCAGCAGCAAAAAAGCCTGATGTTTAACGATAAGATCGCCGCCTTTAGCGCTGACGCGCAGGGCGCGCTGGCGGTCGTGCTGAAAGATAAAGAGACGCATGAGCAACAGCTGCAACTGATGCGGGGTATCAACGCGCCCGACTGGCAAAGCCCGACGCTGAAGATGAAGCAGAGCGTGAACGGCCAGCCGAGCGACTTTCAGCTCAGCAGCATCGCGCTACACAACAATCAGATCCTGGCTATCGATACCAACGGTAAGCTGTTCAGCGCCCCTCGTCCCGCCAAAGGCGCCAGCGAAGTAAATTTTACGCAGGATAATCGTCACCAGGCGATGGTGGATGCCTTTGGCGAAGGCGCGCAGATCACCGCGCTGCACAGCAACGGCCAGGGGCAGCTACAGGCGGTGGTAAAAGACCGTCTGGATAATGAACACAGCTGTCAGTTGGATAGCCACGGCGGCGTCACGCCGGGCTGGAACCTCAGTGAAAGCATGGTGATGGATTATCAAAAGGGGCTGCGCCGCAGCGAACCGCTGCCGCACGCTATTGTCGATGCCGGGCGCCTGGGCAAGCTGGCGCTGATAGATGGCAAAGTCCATTTTTACGATGCGGTTTCACGCCGTTGGGAACCCACCTCTGAAAAGGCCGATCGTCTTATCCGCGGTAACGAGGGTCTGCCGTTAAAAGTGGAAAACGGTGAGGTCAAGCCGCTGAAAATCAACCAGGCAGGCAACAAAACTTCTTATCATAACAACCTGTTTCAGCTCACTCAGGTGAAAAACAGTATCAAAGCGGATCTGGCGCTGCACGGTCTCGGTAAAGAGAGCAAAACGCAAACCATCGCCTCGCTGGGGAATGGTCGGCTGCTGGCGCTGGATGAAAGCGGCGAGATGCGCCTGCACCAAATTACCTCCGGTTTACGACGCGATCGTCAGCCGCCGCAAAGCATCACTAAAGCGGGCCTGCCTCCTACCCAGGGGTTAACGGGCGAGGCAGCCAAACAGGCGCAGCTCAAAGATATGGCGGTGAACGAACACAATAAGCTGTTTGGCCTGACCGGCGGCGGCGCGCTGTTTATGCTGGATATCAAAGACTGGCAGGGCAATAACGGTGGCGGATGGCAGCCGGTGACGCACCTGCCCGCAAACCTCGGCACGCTGACCAGCCTGCATACCGATGGTCAGGGACGTCTGATGGCGGCGGACGCGCAAGGCAACGCCGCGCGGCTGGAGGCTGGCGCCTGGCAGCCGATGGATCGTCAGCAGGCGCTAAGCGAACAGCAAAATAATCGCTCTGCCGAAACCTTTGGCCGCCTGGACAACGCGGGTAAATCGGGCCGTATTCCTGGCACTAACGTCACTTATAAACGCGAAATCGACCTGTTCGGCAGCAGCGGCAACGATACCTTTAAGGTAAACAGCCCGTTTAAAAAACGTATGGAGGCCTTTGTACTGCGCACCTCCGGCGGCGGCTGGCCGCGTCCGTTGAAAAACCTCGGCAATGAAATTAAGCACGGCCTGCACGGGCGCGAAGGGCTTAGCCCGCTATATCAGGCGCAAAATGATATCGCGATGAAGATCACTGCTCAGCACAACGCGCGCACTCAGCCTGAAGCACCGCTGGAGCAGCGCCTGGCCCGGATGAATATGAAAAGCAGCGATCCCGAACTCTACCAGGAGATTACTGATTTTGCGGAAGAGCTGGGCCACAGCCTGATGCTGCAAAGCCGGGCGGTAGGACAACACTACGGCGTGCTGGATGATAAAAACCAGTTGAATACCAATCCGAAAAAGTTAAAGAACACCCATAACGGCCATTTTAATACAGCGCGCCACCGCGATCCTCAAATGGTCAATACGCTGCATCAGTTGATTAATAACAACCCTTCCGCGCACACGACACCAGCGCTGCAGGTGATTAACGGCATGCGCGCCAACCGCCTAACCCTCGATCATTTAAAACACAATAGCGACAAGCCGGTACGCGATAGCAGCGACGAGCTGGGCCTGGTGAAATCGCGTCTGTTTCTGGATGCGATGACCCAGCAGCATTTACACAGCGCGCTGAATATTTACCAGCGTAGCCTGCACATGCGCGACGATCCGGCCACGGCGCGCGCGGCCCTGCAGACGCGCATCCGCAAACTGCGCGATCAAGAGTGGGCCGGCGATCCGGTGAAAAAACTGACTGACCAGGGCTTTGCCAGTATTCATCAGGTAGAGGCGAACTATGACGCCATCAAGAAAATGACCAATGCGTTTGCCAAACCGCATCATGGCCTTAACTTAACCGCGCGCACGGTATTTAACGCCCAGAGCCAAACACAGCTGATAGAGAGCCTGGAGAAAGAGCTGAAATCATTGAATAACGGCGAGAGCCTGACCTTTAACAGCAACTACGGCGCCTTTGCCTCCAGCGTCGTTCTGCCGGGTTCTCAGATTATGCACGTAGCGGGCGGACGCGCTAATACCGATCGCGGCTACAGCCTGGCGTTTAACCGCGGCGAAGAGGGACTAACGGTTACCGTCGGACGTAACGGCGCTGGCGGCATTACGCCCTTTACGGCCGTCGGCCATAATATGCTTACCGGCCATGTAGATCCTAATGATGTGAAATTCGGTAAAGACGGCAGTCATACCGCCTCACCCGTCGTCAGGCTGGGCGCAGCCGCCTCGCTGAATCTGCAGCGCCAGTCGCAAAACAGCGTCACCTTTAGCCTGGCCGACAACGAACTGAACGCCTTTCTCAACCGCCTGGCCAGCGACCAGCTCGATCCGCTGGAACTGCTGGATAAAGGCAATGAACACAAAGTAAAAAACGGTTCCACCTGGACCGTCAGCCTGGATACCAGCGCCGTCGCGCAGGCCAGCATCGGGCTGCCGATGACCAATAATAATGAAAAAAATCACCCAACTTCGGCGCGCTTTGGCGGCGGCGTGGCGGCTAACCTTAACGTGGCGTCCGCCTCGCGCGAGCGCAACAATAACGGTAACGCCAGCAGCAACAAACAGACCAGCAGTACCAACCGCGTACGTTTCTTTAACCAGGGCGCGGCGGAAGCACGCTTTATGTCGCCGAGCGGAGTGGTGAACCGCACTGACCAGGCGCGACAGCCGATTATGGCAGTCACTGGCGCGGGCGTGCGCTTCAGCTTTGATAACCGCACCAAACAGGCGTTAAGCCTGGAGCTGACGCAGCCGCACCGCCTGGCCGGAACGCATCTTGATAAACTGACGGAAAGCCTGAACAAAGCCTTTACCGATCGCGCTACGGCGCAGTTAATCGACTCGCTTAAAGATCCCGCCGCCGACAGCGGAAAAACGGCGAAAACCCATGATGAGAAGCTTGATGCGCTGCTGAATCATTTTGCACAGCATGAGGCGCAGGGCAAGGTGATCAACAATGCTCAGTACGGCGCCATCCGCGAACTGGTGAAACTGCGCCAGCAGCGGGAAGCGCTAAACCTTCACGTTCCGCTGCCGGGCGGCGCGGAAACACAATCCACCTATAACAATCTCGCCAAAATAGACAGCAACGGGCTGCTGCACTGGATTGGCGACATGCTGAACCATGAGACCGAATCAAACCATGAACTTAGCAACGCCAACCGTATTCGCAGCATGATGCAACAGGATGCGCATCTGAGCGGGCTGATTCAACAGATGCAGCTTTCTCCTGATACGCAGGCGGTGGTGACGCTGGAGCCGAAAGATGAGGTGAAAGAGCAGCTGAATACGGACTGGCTTGCCGGGCGTATCAGCCGTGGCGAGCTTGAGGCGCGCCTGAAAACGCGCAGCAATATGCGCATCAAATCGGTCGCCTTTACCGAAAGCAAGAGCAAGAGCGATGGCGTTTCCACGCCGCAGTTTTTGCTGGGCGGCGGCAGCAACGTCTCCGTCGCGAAAAGCCGCAATCTCGGCAAAATCAGCTTCAGCTATGGACGCGATCAGCAAAGTCCGCTGGCCTGGACGCTGGAAGGCGAGCTGGCTAAACGCAGTACCGAACAGCTGGCGCCGTCGCTACAGGCCGCGCAGCAGGACGGTCGGGTAGTGAAAAGTTAA
- the hrpT gene encoding HrpT family type III secretion system protein: MIIALRKLFVTGLFGLLLNACAPKAPPGCQEMSCRPQSDLQHLTIWWQPELRNGPYDYTQVQVHP, translated from the coding sequence ATGATTATCGCTCTGCGCAAACTGTTTGTTACCGGCCTGTTTGGCCTGCTGCTGAACGCCTGCGCACCGAAAGCGCCGCCCGGCTGTCAGGAGATGAGCTGCCGTCCGCAGTCGGATCTGCAACACCTGACCATCTGGTGGCAGCCGGAACTGCGCAACGGCCCTTACGATTACACCCAGGTACAGGTTCATCCCTGA